In the genome of Anaerohalosphaeraceae bacterium, one region contains:
- the ligA gene encoding NAD-dependent DNA ligase LigA, translated as MKDVKKRIEELREEIRRHDYLYYVLNQPEISDREYDKLFAELKKLESEHPELIVPTSPTQRVSEQPVEGFEPVQHAIPMLSIDNTYSEEELREFDRRVAKGLEGAEYSYTVELKIDGLAISLRYEEGILRQAATRGDGRTGDDVTANVRTIRAIPLELKNKEAAPEVLEVRGEVYMSKKAFAELNEERMEAGEPTFANPRNAAAGSLKLLDARITATRKLAFFAYSLGQVSRPLAKTHYEAMQKLRDFGIPVNEHIRHCRTIEEVIEVCQGWAGRKERLAYPIDGMVIKVNRYDQQEILGYTGRAPRWCISYKFAPEQAETVVESIDVQVGKSGILTPVANLRPVPLAGTTVKRASLHNFEQLAKLDVRCGDTVVIEKAGEIIPQVVAVKHQQRNLFESRPFEVPKTCPACNQPVKKDENGVYIRCVNPHCPAQIRERLEHFAGKGQMDIEHLGPALIDQLVSRGLVKTYADIYRLRLDQLASLERMAAKSASNVLASIEESKRRPLWRLIAGLGIRNIGTQSAQILANEFGSLEALMEASVERLQQIEQIGPVVAQSVYDYFHNPENVRVLRELLAAGVCPTVEQVKQSDTLAGKTIVVTGTLKHFTRQQIEQTIQAHGGKPSSSVSRKTSFVVAGENAGSKLDKARQLGVEVIDEEEFLRRIGQRRQP; from the coding sequence ATGAAAGATGTGAAAAAGCGGATTGAAGAGCTTCGGGAGGAGATACGCCGGCACGACTACTTATATTATGTATTGAATCAACCGGAGATATCCGACCGTGAATATGACAAATTGTTTGCTGAATTGAAGAAACTGGAAAGCGAACATCCGGAATTGATTGTGCCGACCTCGCCGACCCAGCGGGTGTCGGAACAGCCGGTGGAGGGCTTCGAGCCGGTGCAGCATGCAATCCCGATGCTTAGTATCGACAATACATACAGCGAAGAGGAGCTGCGGGAGTTTGACCGGCGGGTAGCCAAGGGGCTGGAGGGAGCAGAGTATTCCTATACGGTGGAGCTGAAGATTGACGGGCTGGCTATCAGTTTGCGGTATGAAGAGGGGATACTCCGGCAGGCGGCCACACGCGGGGACGGACGGACGGGGGACGATGTGACGGCCAACGTGCGGACGATTCGGGCGATTCCGCTGGAGCTGAAGAATAAGGAGGCGGCGCCGGAGGTGCTGGAGGTGCGGGGGGAGGTGTATATGTCCAAAAAGGCGTTTGCGGAGCTCAACGAAGAGCGGATGGAGGCGGGCGAGCCGACCTTTGCCAACCCGCGGAATGCGGCGGCCGGCTCGCTGAAACTGCTGGATGCGCGGATTACGGCGACGCGAAAACTGGCGTTTTTTGCCTATTCGCTGGGACAGGTGAGCCGACCGCTGGCCAAGACGCATTATGAAGCAATGCAGAAGCTGCGGGATTTCGGCATTCCGGTTAATGAGCATATTCGGCACTGCCGGACGATTGAGGAGGTAATAGAGGTCTGTCAGGGCTGGGCGGGAAGGAAAGAGCGCCTGGCGTATCCGATTGACGGGATGGTGATTAAGGTCAACCGGTACGACCAGCAGGAGATTTTGGGCTACACGGGGCGGGCGCCGCGCTGGTGCATTTCGTATAAGTTTGCGCCGGAGCAGGCGGAGACAGTGGTGGAATCGATCGATGTGCAGGTCGGCAAAAGCGGGATTCTGACGCCGGTGGCGAATCTTCGGCCGGTGCCGCTGGCGGGCACGACGGTCAAGCGAGCCAGCTTACACAATTTTGAGCAGCTGGCCAAACTGGATGTACGGTGCGGCGATACGGTGGTGATTGAAAAGGCCGGCGAGATTATTCCGCAGGTCGTGGCGGTCAAACACCAGCAGCGAAATCTCTTCGAGAGCCGGCCGTTTGAGGTGCCCAAAACCTGTCCGGCGTGCAATCAGCCGGTGAAAAAAGACGAAAACGGGGTCTATATCCGGTGTGTCAATCCGCACTGTCCGGCCCAGATACGGGAGCGGCTGGAGCATTTTGCGGGCAAGGGGCAGATGGATATCGAGCATCTGGGGCCGGCACTGATTGACCAGCTGGTCAGCCGGGGGCTGGTGAAGACCTATGCGGATATCTATCGGCTTCGGCTGGACCAGCTGGCGTCGCTGGAGCGGATGGCGGCCAAGAGTGCTTCAAATGTGCTGGCGAGCATCGAGGAAAGCAAGCGTCGTCCCCTGTGGCGGCTGATTGCGGGGCTGGGGATTCGGAATATCGGCACCCAGTCGGCGCAGATTCTGGCCAACGAGTTCGGCTCGCTGGAGGCCCTGATGGAGGCGTCGGTGGAGCGTCTGCAGCAGATTGAACAGATCGGGCCGGTCGTGGCGCAGAGCGTTTATGACTATTTCCACAATCCGGAGAACGTCCGGGTGCTGCGGGAGCTGCTGGCGGCGGGTGTTTGTCCGACGGTTGAACAGGTCAAACAGTCCGATACGCTGGCGGGCAAGACGATTGTGGTGACCGGCACCCTCAAGCACTTTACCCGTCAGCAGATTGAGCAGACCATTCAGGCACACGGGGGCAAGCCGTCCTCTTCGGTGAGCAGGAAGACCTCGTTTGTGGTGGCAGGCGAGAACGCGGGCAGCAAACTGGACAAGGCCCGGCAGCTGGGGGTGGAGGTGATTGACGAGGAGGAGTTTTTGCGGCGGATTGGTCAGCGCCGGCAGCCGTAG
- the nadD gene encoding nicotinate (nicotinamide) nucleotide adenylyltransferase: MQNKIVLFGGTFDPVHSGHLQVAEAARRHLSAEQVIFIPARRSPHKSEPPAASEQDRLNMLRLALEGWKEFQVSDCEYHRPAPSFTVDTVEEFRRRLPSASLIWLVGADAVKDLPRWHRIDRLMTLCTLAVMYRAGYPKPDFTPCKPYFTAEQIRRLQDHIVPVPLLDISATEIRRRLAQGQDVTGLLPASVLDYIRSRGLYGCRR, from the coding sequence ATGCAAAACAAGATTGTACTCTTCGGCGGGACATTCGACCCGGTCCACAGCGGCCATCTGCAGGTCGCCGAAGCCGCCCGCCGTCATCTGAGTGCCGAGCAGGTGATTTTCATTCCCGCCCGCCGTTCCCCTCATAAGTCCGAACCGCCGGCCGCCTCCGAACAGGACCGCCTGAACATGCTCCGGCTGGCCCTGGAAGGATGGAAAGAGTTTCAGGTGAGCGATTGCGAATACCATCGGCCTGCACCGAGTTTTACCGTGGATACCGTGGAGGAATTCCGCCGCCGCCTGCCTTCTGCATCGCTGATTTGGCTGGTTGGGGCCGATGCCGTCAAAGACCTGCCCCGCTGGCACCGGATTGACCGGCTGATGACCCTCTGCACACTGGCGGTAATGTACCGGGCGGGCTATCCAAAACCCGATTTTACCCCCTGCAAACCCTATTTTACGGCCGAACAAATCCGCCGGCTCCAGGACCACATCGTCCCCGTCCCCCTCCTGGACATCAGCGCCACCGAAATTCGCCGCCGCCTGGCACAGGGGCAGGATGTCACCGGCCTGCTGCCGGCGTCCGTGCTGGACTATATTCGCTCCCGCGGCCTCTACGGCTGCCGGCGCTGA
- a CDS encoding nucleoside deaminase, which yields METVFSVSLPVWLQDLLQSFQPSFPSAEAKMKWVIGLSRMNIEHGTGGPFAAAVFEQNSGRLISAGVNLVASCGLSIAHAEITALSLAQKTVGKHRLSCPSGGRYELYSSCQPCAMCLGAIPWSGISYVVCAAREEDARRAGFDEGHKPSDWCAGLEKRGINVHLDLLRQEAADVIHQYASEGGSIY from the coding sequence ATGGAAACAGTCTTTTCCGTCAGCCTGCCGGTGTGGCTGCAGGATCTTCTGCAGTCCTTCCAGCCATCATTCCCCTCCGCCGAAGCAAAGATGAAATGGGTCATCGGCCTGTCCCGGATGAACATCGAACACGGCACCGGCGGACCGTTTGCCGCCGCTGTCTTTGAACAAAACAGCGGACGATTGATTTCCGCGGGCGTCAATCTGGTTGCTTCCTGCGGTCTGAGTATCGCCCATGCGGAAATTACGGCCCTTTCTCTGGCCCAGAAGACTGTCGGCAAACACCGGCTTTCCTGTCCTTCAGGCGGACGCTATGAATTGTATTCCTCCTGCCAGCCCTGTGCGATGTGTCTGGGGGCGATTCCGTGGTCAGGTATCTCTTATGTGGTCTGTGCCGCCCGCGAGGAAGACGCACGCAGAGCCGGGTTTGATGAAGGACACAAACCTTCAGATTGGTGTGCGGGTCTGGAGAAGAGGGGAATCAACGTTCATCTGGACCTGCTGCGGCAGGAGGCGGCTGATGTGATTCACCAGTATGCCAGCGAAGGCGGAAGCATTTATTAA
- a CDS encoding carbon-nitrogen hydrolase family protein: MTIQGQFRTATCQFPVCSDIAANAEHIRSLMKQAAREGADVVHFSECALSGYASVDFETFEGFDWDLLQKETLTIAALASELRIWVVLGSSHRLTAPHKPHNSLYLISPEGKIADRYDKRFCTEWDLKHYTPGNHFVYFNIHGIKCSLLICFDLRFPELYRALYKEGVKVIFQSFYNARQQGPSIHSEIMRQTMQANAADNGFWVSMSNSCGWYCPYPSCFIQPDGRILAQCPEHQEGMIVNTVDLSQTFYDPSGPFRDLAIQGILTNGPGEIADERSGNRTCL; this comes from the coding sequence ATGACGATACAGGGACAATTCCGAACGGCCACCTGTCAGTTTCCGGTGTGTTCTGATATTGCAGCCAATGCGGAACACATCCGCTCGCTGATGAAGCAAGCCGCCCGGGAAGGGGCGGATGTTGTTCATTTTTCCGAGTGTGCCCTCAGCGGGTATGCGAGCGTGGATTTTGAGACGTTTGAGGGCTTCGACTGGGACCTGCTCCAAAAGGAGACCTTGACGATTGCGGCGCTGGCGTCAGAGCTGCGGATTTGGGTGGTTTTGGGGTCGAGTCATCGGCTTACGGCACCGCATAAACCGCACAATAGTCTTTATTTGATCAGTCCGGAAGGGAAGATTGCCGACCGCTATGACAAACGGTTCTGCACGGAATGGGATTTGAAACACTACACACCCGGCAATCACTTTGTCTATTTTAACATTCACGGGATAAAATGTTCTTTGCTAATTTGTTTTGACCTTCGGTTTCCGGAGCTGTATCGGGCGCTGTACAAAGAAGGGGTCAAGGTGATTTTTCAATCCTTTTATAATGCCCGCCAGCAGGGCCCGAGCATCCATTCCGAAATTATGCGTCAGACGATGCAGGCCAATGCGGCCGACAACGGATTCTGGGTGAGCATGTCCAACTCCTGCGGCTGGTACTGTCCGTATCCGTCCTGCTTTATCCAGCCCGATGGGCGAATTCTTGCTCAATGCCCGGAGCATCAGGAGGGGATGATTGTCAACACGGTGGATTTGAGTCAGACATTTTATGACCCGTCCGGGCCATTCCGGGATTTGGCAATTCAGGGGATTTTGACCAATGGTCCGGGAGAGATTGCCGATGAACGGTCTGGCAATCGAACCTGTTTATGA
- a CDS encoding substrate-binding domain-containing protein, with the protein MKPKNKIAFAYSHITHNTQGIMSGITDYIRDKGDWDLIIWADSSLESLEFLKERGCKGAFANIQTSMMAQQILKIKMPIIAFSTLQNLLSIPYISADPDQIARTAYEYFQSKKFSQFAFFGISEARWSTERMESFRRYVEQDGGRLHTFQSSPRPIRTESVPPAKLWIDTILQKGQQPLIDWLRRLPKPIAVLVSNDVLACHLSTVAAEAGLRIPEEIALLGVDDDQAICNLCTPPLSSIAFNFKTAGYEAARLMDDIISGKEQMRGQWIRIQPAGVRERGSTDIYALEDEELIKALRYIRSHASHPMQVDEIAEQLCISKRTLQMKFQRALGRSIHEEIIRAHFELARTLLLETNLPIETVALRSGFHYTSNMRRAFLEITGMLPHKYRQLHRSPS; encoded by the coding sequence ATGAAGCCAAAAAATAAAATCGCCTTTGCCTACAGCCACATCACCCACAACACTCAAGGCATTATGTCGGGAATTACCGATTATATCCGCGACAAGGGCGATTGGGATTTAATCATTTGGGCGGACTCTTCTCTGGAATCACTCGAATTCCTGAAAGAACGCGGCTGCAAGGGGGCCTTTGCCAACATCCAAACTTCGATGATGGCCCAGCAAATCCTGAAAATCAAGATGCCGATTATCGCATTTTCGACCCTTCAAAACTTGCTCTCGATTCCTTATATCAGTGCAGACCCCGACCAGATCGCCCGGACGGCCTACGAATATTTCCAGAGCAAAAAATTCAGTCAATTCGCCTTTTTCGGCATCAGCGAGGCCCGATGGTCCACCGAAAGAATGGAATCATTCCGGCGGTATGTCGAACAGGACGGCGGCCGGCTCCATACCTTTCAAAGCAGCCCGCGTCCAATACGGACGGAATCGGTACCGCCGGCGAAACTGTGGATTGACACCATCCTCCAGAAAGGACAGCAGCCTCTGATAGACTGGCTCAGGCGTCTGCCTAAACCCATTGCCGTTCTGGTGAGCAATGATGTGCTGGCCTGTCATCTGAGCACTGTCGCCGCCGAAGCGGGCCTGCGGATTCCAGAGGAAATCGCTCTGCTGGGGGTGGATGATGACCAGGCCATTTGCAATCTGTGCACCCCTCCGCTGTCGAGCATCGCCTTCAATTTTAAAACAGCCGGCTATGAGGCCGCTCGGCTGATGGACGACATTATCAGCGGCAAGGAACAGATGCGAGGGCAGTGGATTCGCATCCAGCCCGCCGGGGTCCGGGAACGCGGCTCCACCGATATCTATGCCCTGGAGGATGAAGAACTCATCAAGGCCCTGCGGTACATCCGAAGCCATGCCTCCCACCCGATGCAGGTTGACGAAATCGCCGAGCAGCTCTGCATCAGCAAACGCACGCTCCAGATGAAATTCCAGCGGGCCCTGGGACGGTCTATCCACGAAGAAATCATTCGAGCGCATTTCGAACTGGCCCGGACCCTCCTGCTCGAAACCAACCTGCCGATTGAAACCGTCGCCCTTCGCTCGGGTTTTCACTATACCTCCAATATGCGGCGGGCATTTCTGGAAATCACCGGAATGCTTCCCCACAAATACCGCCAGCTTCACCGCAGCCCTTCATAA
- a CDS encoding prepilin-type N-terminal cleavage/methylation domain-containing protein, protein MMKKAFTLIELLVVIAIIALLLSILLPGLKTAKDISKRMICASRLRQVGIAMRSYSQTYPFLPDAVDRNGRQESGHGYAVYRGDKPEWILDNGKPIPIRWAKLYESGFMEEPKIFYCPGNRLELYQYESYCNPAPWGTLPQEFNARNGSNQWVRIGFTYFPIARNPVMSTTIYAPAEFPKKFTDLHPSLPYATDVLWGRRNLSHQRLQNSGSEFKASNNYSVNALYADAHVSNCKNPEVFKHEVWDRFDSSQVNYNEYYYIIFRLIGGL, encoded by the coding sequence ATGATGAAAAAAGCTTTTACCCTGATTGAGCTGCTGGTTGTCATTGCGATTATTGCGCTGCTTTTGTCAATCCTGCTGCCGGGGCTGAAAACGGCTAAGGACATCTCCAAGCGGATGATTTGTGCCTCGCGCCTTCGTCAGGTGGGGATTGCGATGCGTTCTTACTCGCAGACCTACCCCTTCCTTCCGGATGCGGTGGACCGAAACGGCCGGCAGGAATCGGGGCACGGCTATGCGGTGTATCGAGGAGACAAGCCAGAGTGGATTCTGGACAACGGCAAGCCGATCCCGATTCGCTGGGCGAAACTGTATGAAAGCGGTTTTATGGAAGAACCGAAGATTTTTTACTGTCCGGGCAACCGCCTGGAACTGTATCAATATGAATCCTATTGCAACCCGGCTCCGTGGGGGACGCTTCCGCAGGAATTTAACGCCCGCAACGGCAGCAACCAATGGGTCCGCATCGGCTTTACCTATTTTCCCATCGCCCGCAATCCGGTGATGTCCACGACCATTTATGCGCCGGCGGAGTTTCCCAAGAAGTTTACAGACCTGCATCCGTCTCTGCCGTATGCGACGGATGTCTTGTGGGGTCGAAGGAATCTTAGTCATCAGCGTCTTCAGAATTCCGGTTCGGAGTTTAAGGCCTCCAACAATTATTCCGTCAATGCGCTCTATGCCGATGCTCATGTGAGCAACTGCAAGAATCCGGAGGTCTTCAAGCATGAGGTCTGGGACCGATTCGACAGCAGCCAGGTTAATTATAATGAATATTACTACATTATTTTTCGTCTGATTGGAGGCCTGTAG
- a CDS encoding Gfo/Idh/MocA family oxidoreductase — protein MIPVAVIGTEGYAYKQLERIFFLNTCFEVVGVCSEPNRREQGYRMCVERGIEIFDDVRSLLEAVRPRAKAVFIFTGIDSHYQYARQCLEQGFEVFLEKPPVPTIQQMDDLIALEEQTGRRVAVLFQYLYSGIVQTLKRRIVSGEFGQVRRVRSLAAWQRPDAYFRRNHWCGTVRTSCGEWVLDGTLNNPQAHVLSNSLYLAGSQADQMAYPLVVEAELYRVHEIESEDTSSMRIVCENGCVLIHNTTLCSASEVRSETVVECERATITYRNFNQAQIVFKDGRQAEFLEESEDPRMEMLKDVAFCFETGRPYKVPLSLCRPFTLCVNGAFDSSGEPADIDPAHVVKSRHNGLPITLIKDIVPIMQRAHSSCQLLSEIQVPWARRGRPIVMKEYSSFPGQRVSWES, from the coding sequence ATGATTCCGGTTGCCGTCATAGGTACAGAGGGGTATGCTTACAAACAGCTGGAGCGGATTTTCTTTTTAAATACCTGCTTTGAGGTGGTGGGGGTCTGCAGTGAGCCGAACCGGCGCGAGCAGGGCTACCGGATGTGCGTCGAGCGGGGGATAGAGATTTTCGATGATGTCCGGAGTCTGCTGGAGGCGGTCCGGCCGCGGGCAAAGGCGGTTTTTATTTTTACCGGAATTGACAGCCATTATCAGTATGCCCGGCAGTGTCTGGAGCAGGGGTTTGAGGTCTTTTTGGAAAAGCCGCCGGTTCCGACCATTCAGCAGATGGATGATTTGATTGCTTTGGAGGAACAGACCGGGCGTCGTGTGGCGGTGCTGTTTCAATATTTATACAGCGGAATCGTTCAGACGCTCAAGCGACGGATTGTCTCGGGTGAATTTGGACAGGTGCGGCGGGTTCGTTCCCTGGCGGCCTGGCAGCGGCCGGATGCCTATTTTCGGCGGAATCACTGGTGCGGCACGGTGCGGACCTCCTGCGGAGAATGGGTGCTGGACGGAACGCTGAACAATCCACAGGCCCATGTTTTGAGCAATTCGCTGTATCTGGCGGGTTCGCAGGCGGACCAGATGGCATATCCGCTGGTGGTGGAAGCCGAGCTGTACCGCGTGCATGAGATTGAGTCCGAGGACACCAGCAGCATGCGGATTGTGTGCGAAAACGGCTGCGTGCTGATTCATAATACCACGCTCTGTTCGGCCTCGGAAGTTCGCAGCGAAACGGTGGTAGAGTGTGAGCGGGCAACGATTACGTACCGCAATTTCAATCAGGCCCAGATTGTGTTTAAGGACGGCCGCCAGGCGGAGTTTCTGGAAGAGTCGGAAGACCCGCGGATGGAGATGCTTAAGGATGTGGCGTTCTGCTTTGAGACGGGCCGTCCTTATAAGGTGCCGCTGTCGCTGTGCCGTCCGTTTACGCTGTGTGTGAACGGGGCGTTTGATTCGAGCGGGGAGCCGGCGGATATCGACCCGGCTCACGTGGTCAAAAGCCGTCATAACGGGCTGCCGATTACGCTGATTAAGGATATTGTGCCGATTATGCAGCGGGCCCATTCGAGCTGCCAGCTGCTGTCCGAAATTCAGGTGCCCTGGGCCCGGCGGGGGCGTCCGATTGTGATGAAGGAATATTCAAGTTTTCCCGGTCAGCGGGTGTCGTGGGAAAGCTGA